In one Pseudomonas tensinigenes genomic region, the following are encoded:
- a CDS encoding ABC transporter ATP-binding protein codes for MSAVIKDASQQNDKPLVSLRNLNKHYGDFAAVDNISLDIKDGEFLTFLGSSGSGKSTTLSMLAGFETPSSGEILVNDQSLVNVPPHKRDIGMVFQRYSLFPHLSVRDNIAFPLAIRKLAAAERDKRVDAMLKLVQLEQFAHRRPSQLSGGQQQRVAIARALVYEPRILLMDEPLGALDKKLREDLQDELRQLHRRLGITIVYVTHDQEEAMRLSQRIAIFSHGKIVGLGSGYDLYQNPPNAFVASFLGNSNFLKLKAQGNAAASFEGQSLSIRLTAGLHTDQDVLLMVRPEKALALSVAQASSEPLPSGWNEVSAKVVEVLFLGESQTCSVVTSGGTSMTVKALSAAGMPLKAGDPVQVRWATADACVYTEWTESDLNKAAGSH; via the coding sequence ATGAGTGCCGTGATCAAAGACGCTTCCCAGCAGAATGACAAACCCCTGGTCAGCCTGCGCAATCTGAACAAGCACTACGGCGATTTTGCCGCCGTCGACAATATCTCGCTGGACATCAAGGACGGCGAGTTCCTGACCTTCCTCGGCTCCAGCGGCTCAGGCAAAAGCACCACGCTGTCGATGCTCGCCGGGTTTGAAACACCGAGCAGTGGCGAGATTCTCGTCAATGATCAATCGCTGGTGAATGTGCCACCGCACAAGCGTGACATTGGCATGGTGTTCCAGCGTTATTCGTTGTTCCCGCATCTGTCGGTGCGCGACAACATTGCGTTTCCTTTGGCGATTCGCAAACTGGCGGCGGCTGAACGTGACAAGCGCGTCGATGCGATGTTGAAACTGGTTCAGCTTGAGCAGTTCGCTCATCGTCGCCCTTCGCAACTATCGGGTGGTCAGCAACAACGTGTCGCCATTGCCCGTGCCTTGGTTTACGAACCGCGCATTCTGTTGATGGACGAACCGCTCGGTGCTTTGGATAAAAAGCTGCGGGAAGATCTGCAGGATGAATTGCGCCAACTGCATCGCCGTCTGGGCATCACCATCGTTTACGTGACCCACGACCAGGAAGAAGCCATGCGTTTGTCGCAACGCATCGCGATTTTCAGTCACGGCAAGATTGTCGGTCTGGGCAGCGGTTATGACCTGTATCAGAATCCGCCGAATGCGTTTGTGGCGTCGTTTCTGGGGAATTCGAATTTCCTCAAGCTCAAGGCGCAAGGTAATGCGGCGGCTTCGTTTGAAGGTCAGTCATTGTCGATTCGCCTGACCGCTGGTTTGCACACCGATCAGGATGTGTTGCTGATGGTGCGGCCGGAAAAGGCACTTGCGTTGAGCGTCGCGCAGGCGAGCAGCGAGCCGTTGCCTTCGGGGTGGAATGAGGTTTCAGCGAAGGTTGTGGAAGTACTGTTTCTGGGTGAGAGCCAGACGTGCAGCGTAGTCACCTCGGGCGGCACCTCAATGACGGTTAAAGCACTGTCAGCCGCCGGCATGCCGCTCAAGGCTGGCGATCCGGTGCAAGTGCGCTGGGCCACCGCTGACGCCTGCGTCTACACCGAATGGACCGAAAGCGACCTCAACAAAGCCGCCGGCTCCCACTGA
- a CDS encoding ABC transporter permease — translation MLLTPNAMSRRMRFGLYATTGLIGLFLLLPIVFIVLLSFGSSQWLVFPPPGWTLKWYGQFFSNPDWMNAAAASLKVAVLTTICAVALGLPTAFALVRGRFPGREMLYGLFTLPMIVPLVIIAVAVYALFLKLGYTGTMFAFVVSHVIVALPFTIISIINSLKLFDQSIEDAAVICGASRLQAVFKVTFPAIRPGMVAGALFAFLVSWDEVVLSVMMASPTLQTLPVKMWTTLRQDLTPVIAVASTLLIGLSVLVMVIAAALRRRNEISA, via the coding sequence ATGCTCCTGACCCCCAATGCGATGAGCCGGCGCATGCGCTTCGGCTTGTATGCAACCACCGGGCTGATCGGTCTGTTCCTGCTGTTGCCGATCGTGTTTATCGTGCTGCTGTCGTTCGGCTCCTCGCAGTGGCTGGTATTCCCGCCGCCGGGCTGGACGCTGAAATGGTACGGCCAGTTCTTCTCCAACCCCGACTGGATGAACGCCGCTGCGGCCAGCCTCAAAGTTGCAGTACTGACGACGATTTGCGCCGTAGCCCTCGGTTTGCCGACTGCGTTTGCGCTGGTGCGCGGGCGTTTTCCTGGTCGGGAAATGCTCTACGGTCTGTTCACCCTGCCGATGATCGTGCCGCTGGTGATCATCGCCGTGGCGGTGTACGCGCTGTTCCTCAAGCTCGGCTATACCGGGACGATGTTCGCCTTCGTCGTCAGCCATGTGATCGTCGCGCTGCCGTTTACCATCATCTCGATCATCAACTCGCTGAAGCTGTTCGATCAGTCGATTGAAGACGCGGCGGTGATTTGCGGTGCCTCACGCCTGCAAGCGGTGTTCAAGGTGACGTTCCCGGCGATTCGCCCGGGCATGGTCGCCGGCGCCCTCTTCGCCTTCCTCGTTTCGTGGGACGAAGTGGTGCTCAGCGTGATGATGGCCAGCCCGACCCTGCAAACCCTTCCCGTGAAAATGTGGACCACCCTGCGCCAGGATCTGACGCCAGTGATCGCCGTCGCTTCGACGCTGCTGATCGGCTTGTCGGTGTTGGTCATGGTCATCGCCGCCGCGCTGCGCCGGCGCAACGAAATCAGCGCCTGA
- a CDS encoding ABC transporter permease: protein MKMAATASRPSTATGGANGAAGPAHGTQAVAMQQAPSLRQRWRGAGNLAPALLFIGLFFLAPLIGLLLRGVLEPTPGLGNYEQLFANSAYARVLLNTFSVAGLVTLFSLLLGFPLAWAITLVPRGWGRWILNIVLLSMWTSLLARTYSWLVLLQASGVINKALMAMGIIDQPLEMVHNLTGVVIGMSYIMIPFIVLPLQATMQAIDPMILQAGSICGASPWTNFFRVFLPLCRPGLASGGLMVFVMSLGYYVTPALLGGAQNMMLPEFIIQQVQSFLNWGLASAGAALLIAITLVLFYFYLKLQPESPVGASNAR, encoded by the coding sequence ATGAAAATGGCGGCCACCGCGTCCCGTCCCTCCACTGCCACCGGGGGCGCCAACGGCGCTGCCGGCCCGGCCCACGGAACACAGGCGGTTGCGATGCAGCAAGCCCCGTCCCTCAGACAACGCTGGCGCGGCGCCGGCAACCTCGCCCCGGCGCTGCTGTTCATCGGCCTGTTCTTTCTTGCGCCGTTGATTGGCCTGCTGTTGCGCGGCGTGCTCGAACCGACCCCGGGCCTTGGCAACTACGAACAACTGTTCGCCAACTCGGCGTACGCCCGAGTGCTGCTCAACACCTTTTCGGTGGCCGGGCTGGTGACGCTGTTCAGCCTGCTGCTGGGCTTTCCGCTGGCCTGGGCGATCACGCTGGTACCGCGCGGCTGGGGTCGCTGGATCCTCAACATCGTGCTGCTGTCGATGTGGACCAGCCTGCTCGCCCGCACCTATTCGTGGCTGGTGTTGCTGCAAGCGTCGGGCGTGATCAACAAGGCCTTGATGGCGATGGGCATCATCGATCAGCCACTGGAAATGGTGCACAACCTCACCGGCGTGGTGATCGGCATGAGCTACATCATGATCCCGTTCATCGTGCTGCCGTTGCAGGCGACCATGCAGGCCATTGACCCGATGATTCTGCAGGCCGGCTCGATCTGCGGCGCCAGTCCGTGGACCAACTTCTTCCGGGTGTTCCTGCCGCTGTGCCGGCCGGGTCTGGCCTCCGGTGGTTTGATGGTGTTCGTCATGTCGCTCGGTTACTACGTCACCCCGGCGCTGCTCGGCGGGGCGCAGAACATGATGCTGCCGGAGTTCATCATTCAGCAGGTGCAATCGTTCCTCAACTGGGGCCTGGCCAGTGCCGGCGCCGCGTTGCTGATCGCGATCACTCTGGTGCTGTTCTACTTCTACCTGAAGCTTCAGCCGGAATCCCCGGTTGGCGCCAGTAACGCGAGGTAA
- a CDS encoding ABC transporter substrate-binding protein has product MVLNKAATAIFFAGLLSVTGQAAMAAESVNFVSWGGSTQDAQKQAWADPFSKASGITVVQDGPTDYGKLKAMVESGNVQWDVVDVEADFALRAAAEGLLEPLDFKVIQRDKIDPRFVSDHGVGSFFFSFVLGYNEGKLGANKPQDWSALFDTKTYPGKRALYKWPSPGVLELALLADGVAADKLYPLDLDRAFKKLDTIKKDIVWWGGGAQSQQLLASGEASMGQFWNGRIHALQEDGAPVGVSWKQNLVMADILVIPKGSKNKDAAMKFLAAASSAKGQADFSNLTAYAPVNLDSVERLDSTLAPNLPTAYAKDQITLDFAYWAKNGQAIATRWNEWLVK; this is encoded by the coding sequence ATGGTGTTGAACAAAGCTGCAACCGCGATCTTTTTTGCGGGACTGCTCAGCGTCACCGGCCAGGCTGCAATGGCTGCCGAAAGCGTGAACTTCGTCAGCTGGGGCGGAAGCACCCAGGATGCGCAGAAACAGGCCTGGGCCGATCCGTTCAGCAAGGCCAGCGGCATCACCGTCGTGCAGGACGGCCCGACCGACTACGGCAAACTCAAAGCCATGGTCGAGAGCGGCAACGTGCAGTGGGACGTGGTCGATGTCGAAGCCGATTTCGCCCTGCGCGCCGCGGCTGAAGGCCTGCTTGAACCCCTCGATTTCAAAGTGATTCAGCGCGACAAGATCGACCCGCGTTTCGTCAGCGATCACGGCGTCGGCTCGTTCTTCTTCTCCTTCGTCCTCGGCTACAACGAGGGCAAACTCGGCGCCAACAAGCCGCAGGACTGGAGCGCCCTGTTCGACACCAAGACTTACCCCGGCAAACGCGCCCTGTACAAATGGCCAAGCCCCGGCGTGCTCGAACTGGCGCTGCTGGCCGATGGCGTAGCGGCCGACAAACTCTACCCGCTGGATCTGGATCGCGCCTTCAAAAAACTCGACACCATCAAGAAAGACATCGTCTGGTGGGGCGGCGGCGCGCAGTCGCAGCAACTGCTGGCGTCCGGTGAAGCAAGCATGGGCCAGTTCTGGAACGGCCGCATTCACGCCCTGCAAGAAGACGGTGCACCGGTCGGTGTGAGCTGGAAACAGAACCTGGTCATGGCCGACATTCTGGTGATTCCAAAAGGCTCGAAAAACAAGGACGCGGCGATGAAGTTTCTGGCCGCTGCCAGTAGCGCCAAGGGCCAGGCCGACTTCTCCAACCTGACCGCCTACGCCCCGGTCAACCTCGACAGTGTGGAGCGTCTGGATTCGACGCTGGCCCCCAACCTGCCGACTGCCTACGCTAAGGATCAGATCACTCTTGATTTCGCGTACTGGGCCAAAAACGGCCAGGCCATCGCGACACGGTGGAACGAATGGCTGGTCAAATGA
- the ribBA gene encoding bifunctional 3,4-dihydroxy-2-butanone-4-phosphate synthase/GTP cyclohydrolase II → MAFNSIEEIIEDYRLGKMVLLVDDEDRENEGDLLLAADRCTPEAISFMAREARGLICLTLTDEHCQRLGLEQMVPANGSVFSTAFTVSIEAAVGVTTGISAADRACTVAAAVAQNARAEDLVQPGHIFPLRAKEGGVLTRAGHTEAGCDLARLAGFTPASVIVEVMNDDGTMARRPDLEVFARKHGIKIGTIADLIHYRLSTEHTIERIGERELPTVHGTFRLITFEDRIEGGVHMAMVMGDLRREEPTLVRVHVIDPLRDLVGAEYSGPTNWTLWAALQRVAAEGHGVVVVLANHESSQALLERVPQLTQPPRQFSRSQSRIYSEVGTGAQILQNLGVGKLRHLGPPLKYAGLTGYDLEVVESIPFTE, encoded by the coding sequence ATGGCCTTCAACAGCATCGAAGAAATCATCGAAGATTATCGTCTCGGCAAAATGGTTTTGCTGGTCGATGATGAAGACCGCGAAAACGAAGGCGACCTGCTGCTGGCCGCCGACCGTTGCACGCCGGAAGCGATCAGTTTCATGGCCCGTGAAGCACGCGGGCTGATCTGCCTGACACTGACCGACGAACATTGCCAGCGTTTAGGCCTGGAGCAAATGGTGCCAGCCAATGGCAGCGTGTTCAGCACCGCGTTTACCGTATCGATCGAAGCGGCGGTTGGCGTGACCACCGGCATCTCCGCGGCGGATCGCGCCTGCACGGTTGCCGCCGCCGTCGCGCAGAATGCCCGCGCTGAAGACCTGGTGCAGCCGGGGCACATCTTCCCGTTGCGCGCTAAGGAAGGTGGCGTGCTGACCCGCGCCGGTCATACCGAAGCCGGTTGCGATCTGGCCCGATTGGCCGGTTTCACCCCGGCCTCGGTGATCGTCGAGGTAATGAACGACGACGGCACCATGGCCCGTCGCCCGGATCTGGAAGTGTTTGCGCGCAAGCACGGGATCAAGATCGGCACCATCGCTGACCTGATCCACTATCGCCTGAGCACCGAACACACCATCGAGCGGATTGGCGAACGTGAGTTGCCGACGGTGCATGGCACCTTCCGTTTGATCACGTTTGAGGATCGCATCGAGGGCGGCGTGCACATGGCGATGGTCATGGGCGATTTGCGCCGTGAAGAGCCGACGCTGGTGCGCGTGCACGTGATCGATCCGTTGCGGGACCTGGTCGGCGCCGAGTACAGCGGGCCGACCAACTGGACGCTGTGGGCGGCGCTGCAACGGGTCGCGGCGGAGGGGCATGGGGTTGTGGTGGTGCTGGCCAATCATGAGTCTTCGCAGGCGTTGCTGGAGCGGGTGCCGCAATTGACCCAGCCGCCAAGGCAGTTCAGCCGCTCGCAATCGCGGATTTATTCGGAGGTCGGGACTGGGGCGCAGATTTTGCAAAATCTGGGGGTGGGTAAGCTGCGGCATCTTGGGCCTCCTCTGAAATACGCTGGCCTGACCGGGTATGACCTGGAGGTGGTCGAGAGTATTCCGTTCACTGAATGA
- a CDS encoding DUF1330 domain-containing protein → MKAYWIAHVDIADADHYSQYTQRAPAAFAAFGAKFLARGGRSEAMEGRETPQRSVVIEFESYEKAVACYHSAAYQEAKSYREEWARAQIIIVEGIAPV, encoded by the coding sequence ATGAAGGCGTACTGGATTGCTCATGTGGATATAGCCGATGCCGATCACTACAGCCAATACACCCAGCGCGCGCCGGCGGCATTCGCTGCGTTCGGCGCGAAGTTTCTGGCCAGAGGCGGGCGCAGCGAGGCGATGGAAGGGCGCGAGACGCCGCAACGCAGTGTGGTGATCGAGTTTGAAAGCTACGAGAAAGCCGTGGCGTGCTACCACTCGGCGGCGTACCAGGAGGCGAAAAGTTACCGGGAAGAATGGGCGAGGGCGCAAATCATCATCGTCGAAGGTATCGCCCCAGTTTAA
- a CDS encoding NUDIX hydrolase — protein MFSPSYCPKCGGPDLGQQIPAGDTHERLMCRGCGYIHYVNPKIIAGCIIEQDGKYLLCQRAIPPRPGTWTLPAGFMESGETTEQAAIREVWEESGVRAEIVSPYSIFSVPKISEVYIIFRAIALEITGQYGPETMDYKFFAPEDIPWEQIYYPAIRQILERYIEERQAGVYGIYMGNDDSGKIHFIR, from the coding sequence ATGTTCAGCCCGAGCTATTGCCCGAAATGCGGTGGCCCTGACCTCGGTCAGCAGATACCGGCGGGCGATACGCACGAGCGCCTGATGTGCCGTGGCTGCGGCTACATCCACTACGTCAATCCGAAGATCATCGCCGGCTGCATCATCGAGCAGGACGGCAAATACCTGTTGTGCCAACGGGCGATCCCACCGCGCCCGGGCACCTGGACGCTGCCCGCAGGTTTCATGGAAAGCGGCGAGACCACCGAGCAAGCGGCCATCCGTGAAGTCTGGGAAGAAAGCGGCGTGCGTGCGGAAATCGTCTCGCCGTATTCGATTTTCAGCGTGCCGAAGATCAGCGAGGTGTACATCATCTTCCGTGCGATCGCACTGGAGATCACCGGGCAGTACGGCCCCGAAACCATGGATTACAAATTCTTCGCGCCGGAAGACATCCCGTGGGAGCAGATCTATTACCCGGCGATCCGGCAGATTCTCGAGCGCTATATCGAAGAGCGTCAGGCTGGGGTTTATGGGATTTACATGGGCAATGATGATAGCGGCAAGATCCACTTTATCCGCTGA
- a CDS encoding GntR family transcriptional regulator — MKRQPLDDSFKVNRNPVTLREIVLDKLRSAIMNFQLMPGDRLVERDLCDRLGVSRTSVREALRHLESEGLVEFADAKGPRVAIITLADAVDIYELRCVLEGLIVQLFTLRAKAKDIKALEKALDENRKALKDGELQQVIDSVQGFYDVLLEGSGNHVAATQLRQLQARISYLRATSVSQENRRGASNQEMEKMVEAIKSGDPLVAHQACVDHVRAAAAVALDYLKRKQEETGATPAMTLPIALKEPRIGH; from the coding sequence ATGAAACGCCAGCCCCTCGACGACAGCTTCAAGGTCAATCGCAACCCCGTTACCCTGCGCGAAATCGTGCTGGATAAACTGCGTAGCGCGATCATGAATTTCCAGCTCATGCCCGGTGATCGTCTGGTCGAGCGCGATCTGTGCGATCGCCTGGGCGTCAGCCGCACCTCCGTGCGCGAGGCCTTGCGTCACCTCGAATCCGAAGGTCTGGTCGAGTTCGCCGATGCCAAAGGCCCGCGTGTCGCCATCATCACGTTGGCCGACGCCGTCGATATTTACGAATTGCGTTGCGTGCTGGAAGGTTTGATCGTTCAGCTGTTCACCCTGCGCGCCAAGGCCAAGGACATCAAAGCCCTGGAAAAGGCCCTCGATGAAAACCGCAAGGCGTTGAAGGACGGCGAATTGCAGCAAGTAATCGACTCGGTGCAGGGTTTCTACGACGTGCTGCTCGAAGGCTCGGGCAACCATGTCGCGGCGACTCAGTTGCGTCAGTTGCAGGCGCGCATCAGCTACCTGCGCGCGACCTCGGTTTCCCAAGAGAACCGTCGCGGCGCGAGTAATCAGGAAATGGAAAAAATGGTCGAAGCGATCAAGAGCGGTGATCCGCTGGTGGCGCATCAGGCCTGTGTCGATCACGTTCGCGCTGCCGCTGCGGTAGCGCTCGACTATCTCAAGCGCAAGCAGGAAGAGACCGGCGCAACCCCGGCCATGACCCTGCCGATCGCGCTGAAAGAACCGCGTATAGGTCACTGA
- a CDS encoding carboxymuconolactone decarboxylase family protein encodes MNNEKYEKGLKIRTQVLGEAYVQRSIDNADDFTRPLQEMVTEYCWGHVWGREGLSLKERSMINLAMISALNRPHELKLHVRGALRNGLSREQIREILLQVGIYCGVPAAVDSFRLAREAFAEADAEASVNPSAV; translated from the coding sequence ATGAATAACGAAAAGTACGAAAAAGGCCTGAAAATCCGCACTCAGGTATTGGGCGAAGCCTACGTGCAGCGTTCAATCGACAACGCCGACGACTTCACCCGCCCCTTGCAGGAAATGGTCACCGAATACTGCTGGGGCCATGTCTGGGGGCGCGAGGGGTTGTCGCTCAAGGAGCGCAGCATGATCAACCTGGCGATGATCTCGGCGCTCAACCGCCCGCATGAACTCAAGCTGCATGTGCGTGGCGCCTTGCGTAACGGCCTGAGTCGTGAGCAAATACGCGAAATTCTGCTTCAGGTCGGCATTTATTGCGGCGTTCCGGCAGCCGTGGACAGTTTCCGGCTGGCCCGTGAAGCCTTTGCCGAAGCCGACGCCGAAGCCTCAGTCAACCCCTCGGCTGTTTAG
- a CDS encoding flavin reductase family protein, with amino-acid sequence MIEPGIYKDVMSSFPSGVTVVTTVDPEGGIVGITASAFSALSIDPALVLFCPNYASDTYPVLRDSKKFAIHLLSADQTAEAYAFAGKGKDKAKDIEWHLSELGNPILAKATAIIECELWREYDGGDHAIIVGAVKNLILPEQPVTPMIYHKGKLGPLPTLA; translated from the coding sequence ATGATCGAACCCGGCATTTACAAAGACGTCATGAGCTCGTTCCCGTCCGGCGTCACGGTGGTCACCACCGTCGACCCCGAAGGCGGGATCGTCGGCATCACCGCCAGTGCTTTTAGCGCGCTGTCGATTGACCCGGCGCTGGTGCTGTTCTGCCCCAACTATGCTTCCGACACCTACCCGGTGTTGCGTGACAGCAAGAAATTCGCGATCCATTTGCTGTCCGCTGACCAGACGGCTGAAGCCTATGCATTTGCCGGTAAAGGCAAGGACAAGGCCAAAGACATCGAGTGGCATTTAAGCGAGTTGGGTAACCCGATTCTGGCCAAGGCCACGGCGATCATCGAGTGCGAGTTGTGGCGGGAATACGATGGTGGTGATCACGCGATTATCGTTGGCGCGGTGAAGAACCTGATCCTGCCCGAGCAACCGGTGACGCCGATGATTTACCACAAGGGCAAGCTCGGGCCGTTGCCAACACTGGCCTGA
- a CDS encoding aldehyde dehydrogenase: MTLARFQMFIGGEWVDALSGKTFESLNPATAQAWAELPDADEADVERAVQSAQTAFDSPAWRGLTATARGKLLRRLGDLIAENKEQLAQLESRDNGKLIRETRGQVSYLPEFFHYTAGLADKLEGGTLPLDKPDLFAYTVHEAMGVVAAIIPWNSPLYLTAIKLAPALAAGNTIVIKPSEHASATILELARLALEAGIPPGVVNVVTGYGPSTGAALTRHPLIRKIAFTGGAATARHVVRSSAENFAKLSLELGGKSPNIIFADADLDSAINGAIAGIYAASGQSCVSGSRLLVQDEIYDEFVNRLVERAQHIRIGNPQEDHSEMGPMATAQQLAVVEGLVADAIAEGARLRTGGKRPTDLGEGWFYEPTLFECDRNSMKIMQEEVFGPVASVIRFKDEAEALAIANDSQFGLAAGIWTRDLGRAHRLARDVRSGIIWVNTYRAVSAMAPIGGFKNSGYGRESGIDSVLAYTELKTVWINLSQAPMPDPFVMR, translated from the coding sequence ATGACACTCGCACGCTTCCAGATGTTCATCGGCGGAGAATGGGTCGACGCCCTCTCCGGCAAGACCTTCGAAAGCCTCAACCCGGCCACGGCGCAAGCCTGGGCAGAATTGCCTGACGCTGATGAAGCGGATGTCGAACGCGCCGTGCAATCGGCACAGACTGCTTTCGACAGCCCGGCGTGGCGTGGTCTGACCGCCACCGCACGCGGCAAACTGCTGCGCCGTCTCGGCGACTTGATCGCCGAAAATAAAGAACAACTGGCGCAGCTGGAAAGCCGCGACAACGGCAAACTGATCCGCGAAACCCGTGGCCAGGTCAGCTATCTGCCGGAGTTCTTTCACTACACCGCCGGCCTTGCCGACAAGCTCGAAGGCGGCACGCTGCCGCTGGATAAGCCTGACCTGTTTGCCTACACGGTTCACGAAGCCATGGGTGTGGTCGCGGCGATCATTCCGTGGAACAGTCCGCTCTATCTGACCGCAATCAAACTCGCCCCGGCCCTCGCCGCTGGCAACACGATTGTGATCAAGCCATCCGAGCACGCTTCGGCAACGATTCTTGAGCTGGCGCGTCTGGCCCTCGAAGCCGGGATTCCGCCGGGCGTGGTCAACGTCGTCACCGGTTACGGCCCGAGCACTGGCGCCGCCCTCACCCGCCATCCGCTGATCCGCAAGATCGCCTTCACTGGCGGCGCGGCCACAGCACGGCACGTGGTGCGCAGCAGCGCCGAGAACTTCGCCAAGTTGTCGCTGGAACTGGGCGGCAAGTCGCCGAACATCATCTTCGCCGACGCCGATCTGGACAGCGCGATCAACGGCGCGATTGCCGGGATCTACGCGGCGTCCGGTCAGAGTTGCGTGTCCGGTTCGCGCCTGCTGGTGCAGGACGAAATCTACGACGAATTCGTTAATCGTCTGGTCGAACGCGCCCAGCACATTCGCATCGGCAACCCGCAGGAAGACCACAGTGAGATGGGCCCGATGGCGACCGCGCAGCAACTGGCGGTGGTTGAAGGTCTGGTCGCTGATGCCATCGCTGAAGGCGCGCGTTTGCGTACTGGCGGCAAGCGTCCAACGGATCTCGGCGAAGGCTGGTTCTACGAGCCGACGTTGTTCGAGTGCGACCGTAATTCGATGAAGATCATGCAGGAAGAAGTCTTCGGCCCGGTGGCGTCGGTGATTCGCTTCAAAGATGAAGCCGAAGCGCTGGCCATCGCCAATGACTCGCAGTTTGGCCTCGCCGCCGGCATCTGGACCCGCGATCTCGGCCGGGCTCATCGCCTCGCTCGCGATGTGCGCTCCGGCATCATATGGGTCAACACCTACCGCGCGGTGTCGGCGATGGCGCCGATCGGCGGTTTCAAGAACAGTGGCTATGGACGCGAAAGCGGCATCGATTCGGTGCTGGCCTACACCGAACTGAAAACGGTGTGGATCAACCTTTCCCAGGCACCAATGCCTGATCCGTTTGTGATGCGCTAG
- a CDS encoding alpha/beta fold hydrolase gives MIRLTAELTPAGTSYLATGQGQPVVLIHGVGLNKEMWGGQIVGLSSQYRVIAYDMLGHGASPRPASGTALLGYADQLLELLDHLNLPQAAVIGFSMGGLVARAFALHYPERLQSLVVLNSVFNRSEEQRAGVIARTAQAAEHGPDANAEAALSRWFSREYQAANPAQIAALRQTLANNDPQGYLTTYELFATQDMYRADDLGSIQAPTLIATGELDPGSTPEMAEQLARRIPGAKVAVLPEQRHMMPVESPRLVNQTLLEFLEFAHSRQNQIKGIVA, from the coding sequence ATGATTCGGCTCACCGCTGAACTCACCCCGGCTGGCACCAGTTACCTGGCGACCGGCCAAGGCCAGCCCGTGGTCTTGATCCACGGCGTGGGCCTGAACAAAGAAATGTGGGGCGGGCAGATTGTCGGCCTGTCCAGCCAGTACCGGGTGATCGCCTACGACATGCTCGGCCATGGCGCCAGCCCGCGACCGGCCAGCGGCACCGCCCTGCTCGGTTACGCCGATCAGTTGCTGGAGCTGCTCGATCACCTCAATCTGCCGCAAGCAGCGGTGATCGGTTTCTCCATGGGCGGTCTGGTCGCGCGGGCCTTTGCCCTGCATTACCCGGAGCGCCTGCAAAGCCTGGTGGTGTTGAACAGCGTGTTCAACCGCAGCGAAGAACAGCGTGCCGGCGTCATCGCGCGCACCGCACAAGCGGCGGAACATGGCCCGGACGCCAATGCTGAAGCCGCGCTGTCACGCTGGTTCAGCCGCGAGTATCAGGCGGCCAATCCGGCGCAGATCGCCGCATTGCGCCAGACCCTCGCCAATAATGATCCGCAGGGTTACCTGACCACTTATGAATTGTTCGCCACCCAAGACATGTACCGCGCCGACGACCTGGGCAGCATTCAGGCGCCGACGCTGATCGCAACCGGCGAACTCGATCCGGGTTCGACCCCGGAAATGGCCGAGCAACTGGCCCGACGCATCCCCGGTGCGAAGGTTGCCGTGCTGCCCGAACAACGGCATATGATGCCCGTAGAGTCGCCGCGTCTGGTCAACCAGACGCTGCTGGAATTTCTCGAATTCGCACACTCCCGACAAAACCAAATAAAGGGGATCGTTGCATGA
- a CDS encoding amino acid synthesis family protein, with translation MSFEIRKIVSYVEETFIEGGKATDKPVTMVGLAVVMKNPWVGNGFVEDLKPQIRANCSDLGALMVERLVGIIGGAEKIEAYGKAAVVGADGEIEHASAVIHTLRFGNHYREAVNAKSYLSFTNKRGGPGTSIQIPMMHKDDEGLRSHYITLEMQIEDAPRADEIVVVLGCADGGRLHPRIGNRYIDLEELAAEKAQ, from the coding sequence ATGAGTTTCGAAATTCGCAAGATCGTCAGCTATGTCGAAGAAACCTTCATCGAAGGCGGCAAAGCCACTGACAAACCAGTGACCATGGTTGGCCTGGCGGTGGTGATGAAAAACCCTTGGGTGGGCAACGGTTTCGTCGAAGACCTCAAGCCGCAGATCCGCGCCAACTGCTCCGACCTCGGTGCACTGATGGTCGAGCGTCTGGTCGGCATCATCGGCGGTGCGGAAAAAATCGAGGCCTATGGCAAAGCCGCCGTGGTTGGCGCCGATGGCGAGATCGAACACGCCTCCGCCGTGATCCACACCCTGCGCTTCGGCAATCACTACCGCGAAGCCGTCAACGCCAAGAGCTACCTGAGCTTCACCAACAAGCGCGGCGGCCCGGGCACTTCGATTCAGATCCCGATGATGCACAAGGACGACGAAGGCCTGCGTTCGCACTACATCACCCTGGAAATGCAGATCGAAGACGCGCCGCGCGCCGACGAAATCGTTGTCGTGCTGGGTTGCGCCGACGGTGGCCGCCTGCACCCGCGCATCGGCAACCGCTACATCGATCTGGAAGAACTGGCCGCCGAAAAAGCCCAGTAA